The Ancylobacter sp. SL191 nucleotide sequence GCCCGCTTCCGAGGCGATGGCGGCGGCGGTGACGGGGTTGTCGCCGGTGACCATCACCGTGCGGATGCCCATGCGGCGCAGCTCGGCGAAGCGTTCCTTGATGTCGGGCTTCACCACATCCTTGAGGTGGATGACGCCGAGCAGGCGGCCATTCTCCGCGAGGCCCAGCGGCGTGCCGCCGGAACGGGCGATCTTGTCCACCGCCGCGTCAAAAGCGGCGATGCCGGTGGAGGCGTTGGCATCGACCGAATGGACGAAGCGCTTCACCGCGTCGACCGCGCCCTTGCGGATGCGCCGCCCGGTGACATCGACGCCGGAGAGGCGGGTGGCGGCGGTGAAGGGCACGAAGCTCGCCCCCGCCATCGCCGCCGTTTCGGTGGTGATGCCGTATTTCTCGCGCGCCAGCTCCAGGATCGAGCGGCCCTCGGCGGTCTCGTCGGCGAGGCTCGCCTGCACGGCGATGAGCGCCGCCTCGGGCTCGCTAATGCCGGGCACCGGGATGATCTCCGAGGCCATGCGGTTGCCGAAGGTGATGGTGCCGGTCTTGTCGAGCAGCAGCGTGTCGACATCGCCCGCCGCCTCCACCGCGCGGCCGGACATGGCGAGCACATTGTGGCGGATCAGCCGGTCCATGCCGGCGATGCCGATGGCCGAGAGCAGGCCGCCAATGGTCGTGGGGATCAGCGTGACGAGCAGCGCGACCAGCACCGGCACCGGCACGTCGGCGGCCGAATAGCGGCCGAGCCCGGCGAGCGAGACGACGGCAATGAGGAAGATCAGCGTCATGCCGACGAGCAGGATGGAGAGCGCCAGCTCGTTCGGCGTCTTCTGCCGCTCGGCGCCTTCCACCAGCGCGATCATGCGGTCGAGGAAGGAGGAACCGGGCGCGGCGGTGATGCGCACGACGATCCAGTCGGAGATGACGGTGGTGCCGCCGGTGACCGCCGAGCGGTCGCCGCCGCTCTCGCGGATGACGGGCGCGCTCTCGCCGGTGATGGCGGCCTCGTTCACCGAGGCGATGCCCTCGACGATCTCGCCGTCGCCGGGAATGAGGTCGCCGGCTTCGACCAGCACGTGATCGCCCAGCTTGAGGTCGAGGGCGGAGACGCGCTCGACATTGGCGCGGTCGGTGGCGCTGCGCATGCGCTTGGCCACCGTGTCGGTGCGCGCCTTGCGCAGGGAATCCGCCTGGGCGCGGCCGCGCCCTTCGGCGATGGCCTCGGCGAAATTGGCGAACAGCACGGTGAACCACAGCCAGGCCATGATCTGGCCGGTGAAGGCCAGAGGATTGCCGACGAGGAAATCGCGCAGGAACAGCACGGTGACGAGGGCCGCCACCACCTCGGTGACGAAGATCACCGGGTTGCGCATGAGCAGGACGGGGTTGAGCTTGAACACCGCGTCGCGCAGCGCCCGCCCGATCAGCTCGGGCGAGGCGAAGGCGGAGCCGGTCTTCGCAGGATTATGCGTGGACATGAGAGGTCTCCGGTCGCGGTCGTTCAGAAGGTCTTGCCGGCCAGCATCTGCACCTGCTCGGCGATGGGGCCGAGGGCGAGAGCGGGGAAGAACTGGAGACCCCCGAGGATGAGGATGACGCCGGTGAGAAGGCCGACGAAAAGCAGCCCGTGGGTCGGGAAGGTGCCGGAGGAGGCGGCGAGCCGGGTCTTGCCGGCGAGCGAGCCGGCGATCGCCATCATCGGCACGATATAGGCGAAGCGCCCGAGCAGCATGGCAAGGCCCAGCGTGGTGTTCCACCAAAGCGAGTTGGCGGAGAGGCCGCCAAAGGCCGAGCCGTTATTCCCCGCCGCCGAGGAGTAGGCGTAGAGGATTTCCGACAGTGCGTGCGGGCCGGCATTGCCGAGCCCGGCCAGCGCGTCCGGCAGCACGGCGGCTACGCCTGAGAAGCCGAGAATGGCGGTGGGCAGGATCAGCACGGCGAGAATGGCCATCTTCACCTCCTTCGCCTCGATCTTCTTGCCGAGATATTCCGGCGTGCGCCCGACCATCAGGCCGGCGACGAAGACGGCGATGATCGCCATGACCAACAGGCCATAGAGGCCGGAGCCGACGCCGCCCGGCAGGATCTCGCCGAGCTGGATCATGAACATCGGCACCAGCCCGCCGAGCGGGGTGAAGGAGCCGTGCATGGCGTTCACCGCGCCGTCCGACAGGCCTGTGGTGACGGTGGCGAACAGCGCGGAGGCGGCGAGGCCGAAGCGGACCTCCTTGCCCTCCATATTGCCGCCCGCCGGGTCGAGCCCCGCCGCGACCAGCGAGGGGGTGCCGGCCGCTTCCGCCCAATAGGCGACGGCGACGCCGGCGATGAGGATGATGGCGATGACGCCGATCAACGCGCGGGCCTGCCGGCGGTCGCCGACCAGACGGCCGAAGGCGAAGACCAGCGCGGCGGAGATCACCAGCATCTGCCAGATTTCCAGCGCGTTGCTGAACGGCGTCGGGTTCTCGAAGGGGTGAGCGGCATTCACATTGAAGAAGCCGCCGCCATTGGTGCCGAGCTGCTTGATCGCCATTTGCGAGGCGACGGGGCCGACCGCGATGGTCTGCTGCGCGCCCTCCAGCGTGGTGGCGGCGACGCTTGCGTCAAGCGTCTGCGGCACGCCCATCGCCACCTGCGCGAGGCCGGTGATGATGGCCAGCGGCAGCAGGATGTAGAGCACCGAGCGCGTCATATCGACGAAGAAATTGCCGAGGCCGGGCGCGTTCGAGCGGGCAAAGGCCCGCACCAGCGCGACGGCGAGCGCAAGGCCGGTGGCGGCGGAGAGGAAGTTCTGCACGGTGAGCCCGGCCATCTGGCTGAACAGGCTCATCGTGGTCTCGCCGCCATAGGACTGCCAGTTGGTGTTGGTGACGAAGCTCACCGCCGTGTTGAAGGCGAGGTCGGGCGACAGCGCACCGAAGCCCAGCGGGTTCAGCGGCAGCAGGCCCTGAAGGCGCAGCAGCGCGTAGAGCAGGACGACGCCCGCCGCGTTGAAGGCGAGCATGGCGAGCGTGTAGCCCAGCGCGCTCTGCTCGGCCTTGGGGTCGACGCCGGCAAGGCGATAGAGGCCACGCTCGAGCGGGCCGAGCACGGGCGAGAGCAGGGTGCGCTCACCGGCGTACAGCCGCGCCATAGTGGCGCCGAGCGGCACGGCGGCGATGAGGACGAGCGCGAGGATGATGGCTATCTGGAGCCAGCCGAGAGCGGTCATGGCGAGGGACTTTCAGGGAGGGAGGGCGCGTCAGAACTTCTCGGGCTGCAGCAGCGCGAGCACGAGATAGACGGCGAGGGCGAGGGCGACAGAGGCGCCCAGAAGGAGATCAAGCATGGCCTAGCCTCGCGCGGTGTAGCGGGCATAGGCGGCCATCAGCAGGAAGAAGCCGAGGGCGATGGCGAGGTAGATAAAATCCAGCATGTTCCAGGTTCCTGGTTGGGCCGGTCTCTCATCTAGGCGGGGGCGGATAAGCGTTCGATCCGGAATGCGGCGACCCGCCATAAGGAAGGCATAAAGGCCGCCGGCCGCGCGTTACCGTCGCGTGTTCGCCCTTCGGTCGATGCGGTGCTGCGCAACCCTTCGGCGCTTTCGGGCTTATCCCCTGCACAGGTAGCGGGTGGGGGAGGGAAACATGGGACGACGGACGTGGATGCGTGCGGGTGGCGGGGATGTGCTGCTCGCGGGAGCCGCCTTCGTGCTGGGCGCGGCGCTGGTTACACGCTGGCCGGTGCCCCTGCGCCGGGAAGGGCAGGCGCCTGCTTCGCTGCCCGCCGTGCCGCTTGCCGCCGCGCTGCATGATGGGCGCGGCCGCTTCGCTGACAGCCCGGCGGAGCTGCCGGCCCGCGCCTGGCGCGATGTGTTCTGGCGCGTCTATGCCGGTTTCACCGAGGACCGGGTGCTGGCGGTGGCGGGCGGGGTGACCTTCTACACCATGCTGGCGCTGTTTCCCGCGCTCGCCGCCTTCATCTCGCTGTTCGGCCTTTATGCCGAGCCGGTGGCGGTCATTCGCGAGCTCGACCAGTGGCGCGGCATCCTGCCGGGGGCGGCGGTGGAGATCATCAGCGGGCAGATCGAGCGCATCGCCACCGGCAGCAACCGCACGCTCGGCTTTGCCTTTGCGCTGAGCCTCGTCATCGCGCTGTGGAGCTCCAATGCCGGGATGAAGGCGCTCTTTGATGCGCTCAACATCGTCTATGGCGAGAGCGAGAAACGCAGCTTCATCCGGCTGAATGCCGTGTCGCTGCTGTTCACTTCCGGCGCGCTGGCGCTGATGCTGCTCGCCATGGGTGCGGTGGTGCTGCTGCCGCTGGTGCTCGCCCTGCTGCCGGGCCTGCCCGGCGAATTGCTGATCCGCTGGGGCCGCTGGCCGCTGCTGTTCGTCGCGGTCAGCATCGGGCTGGCGCTGATCTATCGCTACGCGCCGAGCCGCGAGCGCCCGCGCTGGCAATGGCTCAGCGTCGGCAGCGTGTTCGCGGCCAGCGCCTGGCTCGCCGGCTCCATGCTGTTCTCCTGGTACGCGGCGAACCTCACCGATTTCAACGAGACCTATGGCTCGCTGGGCGCCATCATGGCTTTCATGATCTGGGTGTGGATCTCCATCATCGTCGTGCTGGTGGGGGCGCAGATCAACGCCGAGGC carries:
- the kdpF gene encoding K(+)-transporting ATPase subunit F; the encoded protein is MLDLLLGASVALALAVYLVLALLQPEKF
- a CDS encoding YihY/virulence factor BrkB family protein, which produces MGRRTWMRAGGGDVLLAGAAFVLGAALVTRWPVPLRREGQAPASLPAVPLAAALHDGRGRFADSPAELPARAWRDVFWRVYAGFTEDRVLAVAGGVTFYTMLALFPALAAFISLFGLYAEPVAVIRELDQWRGILPGAAVEIISGQIERIATGSNRTLGFAFALSLVIALWSSNAGMKALFDALNIVYGESEKRSFIRLNAVSLLFTSGALALMLLAMGAVVLLPLVLALLPGLPGELLIRWGRWPLLFVAVSIGLALIYRYAPSRERPRWQWLSVGSVFAASAWLAGSMLFSWYAANLTDFNETYGSLGAIMAFMIWVWISIIVVLVGAQINAEAEHQTARDSTTGAPLPLGLRGATMADTVGESPA
- the kdpB gene encoding potassium-transporting ATPase subunit KdpB gives rise to the protein MSTHNPAKTGSAFASPELIGRALRDAVFKLNPVLLMRNPVIFVTEVVAALVTVLFLRDFLVGNPLAFTGQIMAWLWFTVLFANFAEAIAEGRGRAQADSLRKARTDTVAKRMRSATDRANVERVSALDLKLGDHVLVEAGDLIPGDGEIVEGIASVNEAAITGESAPVIRESGGDRSAVTGGTTVISDWIVVRITAAPGSSFLDRMIALVEGAERQKTPNELALSILLVGMTLIFLIAVVSLAGLGRYSAADVPVPVLVALLVTLIPTTIGGLLSAIGIAGMDRLIRHNVLAMSGRAVEAAGDVDTLLLDKTGTITFGNRMASEIIPVPGISEPEAALIAVQASLADETAEGRSILELAREKYGITTETAAMAGASFVPFTAATRLSGVDVTGRRIRKGAVDAVKRFVHSVDANASTGIAAFDAAVDKIARSGGTPLGLAENGRLLGVIHLKDVVKPDIKERFAELRRMGIRTVMVTGDNPVTAAAIASEAGVDDFIAEATPQDKLAYIRTEQRHGRLVAMCGDGTNDAPALAQADVGVAMQSGTQAAREAGNMVDLDSDPTKLIEIVGIGKQLLMTRGALTTFSIANDVAKYFAIIPALFIAAIPELGLLNVMGLHSPQSAILSAVIFNALIIIALIPLALRGVPYRAQPAATVLARNLALYGGGGVILPFIGIKLIDLAVAALGLA
- the kdpA gene encoding potassium-transporting ATPase subunit KdpA, coding for MTALGWLQIAIILALVLIAAVPLGATMARLYAGERTLLSPVLGPLERGLYRLAGVDPKAEQSALGYTLAMLAFNAAGVVLLYALLRLQGLLPLNPLGFGALSPDLAFNTAVSFVTNTNWQSYGGETTMSLFSQMAGLTVQNFLSAATGLALAVALVRAFARSNAPGLGNFFVDMTRSVLYILLPLAIITGLAQVAMGVPQTLDASVAATTLEGAQQTIAVGPVASQMAIKQLGTNGGGFFNVNAAHPFENPTPFSNALEIWQMLVISAALVFAFGRLVGDRRQARALIGVIAIILIAGVAVAYWAEAAGTPSLVAAGLDPAGGNMEGKEVRFGLAASALFATVTTGLSDGAVNAMHGSFTPLGGLVPMFMIQLGEILPGGVGSGLYGLLVMAIIAVFVAGLMVGRTPEYLGKKIEAKEVKMAILAVLILPTAILGFSGVAAVLPDALAGLGNAGPHALSEILYAYSSAAGNNGSAFGGLSANSLWWNTTLGLAMLLGRFAYIVPMMAIAGSLAGKTRLAASSGTFPTHGLLFVGLLTGVILILGGLQFFPALALGPIAEQVQMLAGKTF